From the Teredinibacter turnerae T7901 genome, one window contains:
- the trmB gene encoding tRNA (guanosine(46)-N7)-methyltransferase TrmB, with protein MKPEFKEKPIRSFVIRGGRMTEGQRNAFDTWWPKYGLSMFDGPLDPLAVFGRVAPLVVEVGFGMGDSLLHMALAEPEKDFVGIEVHPPGVGRLIHLAGKEGVENLRVYMADAQDVLTDCIPTGAVDRFQLYFPDPWHKKKHHKRRILQAAFADKVHGLLRTGGHFHMATDWENYADYMMEVMSLQQGYSNTAGEYCFAPKPDYRPNTKFEARGERLGHGVWDLVFEKRD; from the coding sequence ATGAAGCCAGAATTTAAAGAAAAGCCGATTCGCAGTTTTGTTATCCGTGGTGGCCGCATGACGGAGGGTCAGCGGAACGCGTTCGATACCTGGTGGCCGAAATACGGCCTGAGTATGTTCGATGGACCGCTGGACCCCTTAGCGGTTTTTGGCCGCGTCGCACCATTAGTGGTTGAAGTCGGCTTCGGTATGGGTGATTCACTGCTCCACATGGCGCTGGCTGAGCCGGAAAAAGACTTTGTCGGCATAGAGGTGCATCCGCCAGGGGTTGGTCGGCTTATCCACCTTGCCGGCAAAGAAGGCGTAGAGAACCTACGTGTGTATATGGCGGACGCGCAGGATGTTCTGACTGACTGTATTCCCACCGGGGCGGTCGATCGCTTCCAGCTGTATTTTCCCGATCCATGGCATAAGAAAAAACACCACAAACGACGTATCCTCCAGGCTGCATTTGCCGACAAAGTACACGGACTGCTCAGAACGGGAGGCCATTTTCATATGGCCACTGATTGGGAAAACTATGCCGACTATATGATGGAGGTGATGTCGCTGCAGCAAGGTTATAGCAATACTGCTGGTGAGTATTGTTTTGCCCCGAAACCGGACTATCGCCCCAATACAAAATTCGAAGCGCGTGGTGAGCGGCTTGGTCACGGGGTTTGGGATCTGGTTTTTGAAAAGCGCGATTAA
- a CDS encoding TIGR02444 family protein, translating to MTEPATSAAWRTTLWDYATKVYAYKEVERALLNLQDNYYANVNILLWLCWLEEEAIVLERSLLDDVLITVDTVNQATLIKLRESRRFIKSAGSFTDVQVKLITKQLLNAELMIEKILIHRLQDITRKNLGGDGGAEPLTVTYYLDFLGIPDARAIARSVRSVCRSAQSQGVHSQIYQRSHPAPPKTSN from the coding sequence ATGACTGAACCTGCCACTTCTGCAGCATGGCGTACAACCTTATGGGACTACGCGACCAAGGTCTACGCCTACAAGGAAGTGGAGCGCGCACTGCTTAATCTGCAAGACAACTACTATGCAAACGTCAATATTCTTCTCTGGTTATGCTGGTTGGAGGAGGAGGCTATTGTGTTGGAACGCAGCCTTCTAGACGATGTGCTGATTACGGTTGATACGGTAAACCAGGCTACGCTGATCAAATTACGTGAGAGCAGACGTTTTATAAAATCGGCGGGCTCATTTACTGATGTGCAGGTCAAGCTGATCACCAAGCAGTTGCTCAATGCGGAGTTGATGATCGAGAAAATACTAATCCATCGCCTACAAGACATTACGCGCAAGAATCTTGGCGGCGATGGTGGAGCTGAACCCTTAACGGTAACCTATTATCTCGATTTTCTCGGTATTCCGGATGCCCGAGCCATTGCGCGCTCAGTGCGCAGTGTGTGCCGAAGCGCTCAAAGTCAGGGTGTGCATTCGCAGATTTATCAGCGTTCGCATCCAGCCCCTCCGAAAACTTCGAACTGA
- a CDS encoding FKBP-type peptidyl-prolyl cis-trans isomerase, whose protein sequence is MTKTQFLAVAATTLILAGCKEAAQPEKEVKVETLPEKVSYLLGFNMASQAKQNDFEINPDVMALAIQEVNAGGEPRFSDEEMQATMRAFQTEQNAKRQEKVNTLIEKNSAAATAFLEENAKKEGVVQTESGLQYKILEKGDGPIPTAKDMVLAHYRGTTLDGKEFDSSYKRGEPATFPVSGLIPGWVEALQIMPVGSKWELYIPGDLAYGPGGKMNPATREYDIEPNALLIFELELLDINPEEKAAAEEKAAE, encoded by the coding sequence ATGACAAAAACACAATTTCTCGCTGTGGCTGCCACAACGTTGATTCTCGCGGGCTGTAAAGAAGCCGCGCAACCAGAGAAAGAAGTTAAAGTTGAGACTCTGCCCGAAAAGGTCAGTTATCTGCTGGGCTTCAATATGGCCTCCCAGGCAAAACAAAACGACTTCGAAATCAATCCTGATGTGATGGCGCTGGCTATTCAAGAAGTGAATGCCGGTGGTGAACCACGTTTCAGCGATGAAGAAATGCAGGCAACCATGCGCGCTTTCCAAACTGAGCAGAATGCCAAGCGCCAGGAAAAAGTGAACACGCTCATTGAAAAGAACTCCGCTGCAGCGACTGCCTTCCTGGAAGAGAACGCCAAGAAAGAAGGTGTTGTGCAAACTGAGTCAGGTCTTCAGTACAAAATTCTCGAAAAGGGAGACGGCCCGATTCCTACCGCTAAAGATATGGTGCTTGCACACTATCGCGGTACTACCCTGGATGGCAAAGAGTTTGACAGCTCATACAAGCGCGGCGAACCAGCAACTTTTCCCGTGAGCGGTTTGATTCCTGGGTGGGTTGAAGCGTTGCAGATTATGCCTGTCGGTTCCAAGTGGGAGCTGTATATTCCAGGTGATCTTGCGTACGGCCCTGGCGGTAAGATGAATCCTGCTACCCGTGAGTACGATATCGAGCCAAATGCTCTGTTGATCTTCGAACTGGAACTGTTAGATATCAACCCAGAAGAGAAAGCGGCGGCGGAAGAAAAAGCGGCTGAGTAA
- a CDS encoding WD40 repeat domain-containing protein produces MPAPLSPVTSNRASTLALLFFCSLLCACNGAQSPSESLEVATVGLHAGTLDATGTRAVVGSLYQGGSFWQLDSRARKFNWNHNRDEFTTIIHTAFASNSDYALTADASALVLWNTRTGEALRYWSAPGEILDAALGPMGNIALLGLSDHTAVLFDIQRGGILYRLPSDNRVRSVDLSRNGRMAITGSEDATATLWDTSTGKPLRKIKHNDDVQLVRLSPDGNLALSVSKYDKALIWQTRDGKALGELPLNAEHLKRGMMFSAARFSDDNTKLLTGRPDQMVQLWRLPNLVEVERWRLPKRKRWKPGGAAVLDVSFDAQVARFHAIASNGFIHTLASAPTAP; encoded by the coding sequence TTGCCTGCCCCGCTTTCTCCCGTTACGTCCAACCGCGCCAGTACTCTGGCACTCTTGTTTTTTTGCAGCCTGCTATGCGCCTGCAACGGTGCCCAGTCGCCATCGGAATCCTTAGAGGTTGCGACTGTCGGATTGCATGCGGGCACACTCGACGCAACCGGCACACGCGCCGTTGTTGGCTCGCTCTATCAGGGCGGCAGCTTCTGGCAATTGGACAGCCGTGCACGTAAATTCAACTGGAACCACAACCGCGACGAATTCACCACAATTATCCACACCGCATTCGCCAGCAATAGCGATTACGCACTCACCGCAGACGCCAGCGCCCTGGTCTTGTGGAATACGCGCACCGGCGAAGCTCTGCGGTACTGGTCGGCACCCGGCGAAATTCTGGACGCAGCCCTCGGACCAATGGGCAATATTGCACTCCTGGGTTTAAGTGATCACACCGCGGTGTTGTTTGATATTCAGCGCGGCGGAATACTGTACCGACTGCCATCAGACAATCGCGTTCGCTCAGTTGATCTCAGTCGCAACGGACGCATGGCGATCACCGGCTCCGAAGATGCAACCGCCACTCTGTGGGACACCTCAACCGGAAAACCATTGCGCAAAATAAAACACAATGACGATGTACAGCTTGTCAGGCTCTCGCCTGACGGGAACCTCGCGTTGTCAGTCAGTAAATACGACAAGGCCCTGATATGGCAGACCCGGGACGGCAAAGCGCTCGGCGAACTGCCGCTGAATGCAGAGCACTTAAAGCGCGGTATGATGTTTTCGGCAGCGCGATTTAGCGACGACAACACAAAACTACTCACCGGTCGCCCAGATCAAATGGTACAACTTTGGCGGCTGCCCAACCTGGTAGAAGTTGAGCGCTGGCGATTACCCAAACGCAAACGCTGGAAGCCGGGTGGCGCAGCCGTTTTAGATGTAAGTTTCGATGCCCAAGTAGCCCGCTTTCACGCAATTGCATCGAATGGCTTTATCCACACACTCGCAAGCGCGCCCACCGCGCCCTAG
- the rsd gene encoding sigma D regulator yields MLENCKTAQERWGGVSEIIDKWLKNRQQLLVLYCNLSEIVDQHSSDDIGQALRGLCQVMVDYVSAGHFEVYDQLVQEGRAFNDKDALTEAKALFESVDTTTETVLDFNDKYQEIDDLESLPGDLSQLGETLASRFEAEDRAIEVLHLAHKDHVA; encoded by the coding sequence ATGCTGGAAAATTGTAAAACCGCACAAGAACGCTGGGGCGGTGTCAGCGAGATCATCGACAAATGGCTTAAAAATCGTCAACAACTCCTTGTGCTTTACTGCAATCTCTCCGAGATCGTAGACCAACACAGCAGCGACGACATCGGCCAGGCCTTGCGCGGCTTATGTCAGGTTATGGTCGATTACGTGTCCGCAGGACACTTTGAAGTCTATGATCAATTGGTACAGGAAGGCCGCGCCTTCAACGACAAAGACGCTCTGACGGAAGCCAAGGCGCTCTTTGAATCCGTGGATACCACCACAGAAACGGTTCTCGACTTCAACGACAAATACCAGGAAATCGACGACCTCGAAAGCCTTCCCGGCGATTTGTCGCAATTGGGCGAAACACTTGCCAGCCGCTTCGAAGCGGAAGACCGCGCAATCGAAGTGCTGCACCTCGCACACAAAGATCACGTCGCCTAG
- a CDS encoding flagellar basal body-associated FliL family protein, translating to MLPCLSWAQDDGEEAAEEPAAAEEGEEGVPSSSAIYLPIKPAFVVNFGGPGKLRYIKAEVSVRVDSSDAANSVRHHLPYIRNNLVMLFASQTEDTVDSQAGKEALRQDALAEVRKILFEEDGLETGVVDIFFNTLIVQR from the coding sequence ATGCTCCCTTGTCTTAGTTGGGCGCAGGACGACGGAGAAGAGGCCGCTGAGGAGCCTGCCGCCGCTGAGGAAGGTGAAGAAGGAGTGCCATCGAGTTCAGCGATATATCTGCCAATCAAACCGGCTTTTGTGGTGAATTTTGGCGGTCCCGGCAAGCTTCGCTATATCAAGGCCGAGGTGTCGGTCAGAGTCGATTCTTCGGACGCTGCTAATTCCGTGCGGCATCATTTGCCTTATATTCGAAATAATTTGGTTATGTTGTTTGCCAGTCAAACGGAAGATACCGTGGATTCACAAGCCGGCAAAGAAGCGTTGCGGCAGGATGCGTTAGCGGAGGTCAGGAAAATTCTGTTCGAAGAGGATGGTCTGGAAACCGGCGTTGTTGATATATTTTTTAACACGTTAATCGTGCAGCGGTGA
- the gshA gene encoding glutamate--cysteine ligase, producing MFNIENIPPELAEKDNAALLTGILRGAERESLRVDSNGTLAFTPHPQGLGSALAHPEITTDFSEALMEFITPPTHSTCDLINHLHLLQNFTAHQLPENELLWSHSMPCALGPDSEIPVAQYGSSNNGQMKTVYRVGLGHRYGRSMQTVAGVHYNFSLPNAFWAFLLRRENLLMDLQQFKNHAYFGLIRNFRRHYWLLIYLFGASPALCRSFVAGRNHHLQPVAELEHTLHLPYATSLRMGDLGYQSSAQESLYVCYNQQKSYIETLCSAITTPHIAYETIGVKDTAGEYRQLNTGLLQIENEFYSSIRPKRTAKPGETALMALANRGVEYIEVRCLDANPSSPEGITEEQIRFLDTFLLYCALQKSPDTNREETEMILANQKAVVDRGREPGLMLARPGGSLPMSSWASGLLAAMGPVAELLDNAHETTRYSASLQQQKAKVDNPDLTPSAQLLNTLKSTRTEYARFALQQSKANHTQLLDSPLSGDVYDRMVEMAANSVLEQHNLEEKSRQSGLDFDEFLKRYYSQYRMCCGAFV from the coding sequence ATGTTTAACATCGAAAATATTCCGCCAGAATTGGCGGAAAAAGACAATGCCGCGCTGCTCACCGGCATTTTGCGAGGCGCAGAGCGCGAGAGCCTGCGCGTCGATAGCAACGGCACCCTGGCATTTACCCCGCACCCGCAAGGGCTCGGCTCAGCGTTGGCGCACCCGGAAATCACCACCGATTTCAGCGAAGCCTTAATGGAGTTCATCACACCGCCGACGCACAGCACATGCGACCTGATCAACCACCTGCATTTGCTGCAGAATTTTACCGCACACCAGCTGCCCGAGAACGAGCTCCTGTGGAGCCACAGCATGCCCTGCGCACTCGGCCCGGACAGTGAAATTCCCGTAGCGCAATATGGTTCGTCCAACAATGGACAGATGAAAACCGTGTACCGCGTTGGTCTCGGTCATCGCTACGGACGCTCTATGCAAACGGTTGCCGGCGTGCACTACAATTTTTCGCTGCCGAATGCTTTCTGGGCATTTCTGTTGCGCCGCGAAAATCTGCTAATGGATTTACAGCAATTTAAAAACCATGCTTATTTTGGCCTGATTCGGAATTTTCGTCGCCACTACTGGCTGTTGATCTACCTGTTCGGCGCGTCACCTGCACTGTGCCGTTCATTTGTAGCCGGCCGCAATCATCACCTGCAGCCAGTGGCAGAGCTCGAGCATACGCTCCACTTGCCCTATGCCACCTCGTTGCGAATGGGCGATCTGGGTTACCAAAGTTCCGCGCAAGAAAGCTTGTACGTTTGCTACAACCAGCAGAAGAGCTATATCGAAACTTTGTGCAGCGCGATCACCACGCCACACATTGCCTACGAAACCATTGGCGTGAAGGATACTGCCGGTGAATACCGCCAGCTCAACACCGGCTTGCTACAGATTGAAAACGAGTTTTACAGCTCGATCCGCCCCAAGCGTACGGCGAAACCGGGCGAGACCGCGCTGATGGCTCTGGCTAATCGCGGCGTAGAGTACATCGAGGTACGCTGCTTGGATGCCAACCCCAGCTCCCCGGAGGGCATCACCGAAGAGCAGATTCGTTTCCTTGATACCTTCCTGCTGTATTGCGCTTTGCAAAAGAGCCCGGATACCAACCGCGAAGAAACTGAGATGATTCTGGCTAACCAGAAAGCCGTAGTGGACCGCGGCCGCGAACCCGGGTTAATGCTTGCACGCCCTGGAGGCTCCCTGCCAATGAGCTCCTGGGCCAGTGGCTTGTTAGCAGCAATGGGTCCAGTTGCGGAGCTGTTGGACAACGCTCACGAAACCACTCGCTACAGCGCGAGCCTGCAGCAACAAAAAGCAAAAGTGGACAACCCTGACCTTACTCCGTCTGCGCAACTGCTCAACACGTTGAAATCCACCAGAACAGAATACGCGCGCTTCGCGTTACAGCAATCGAAGGCCAATCACACACAGCTGCTCGACTCACCACTGTCGGGTGATGTGTATGATCGGATGGTAGAGATGGCGGCAAATTCTGTATTGGAGCAACACAATCTCGAAGAGAAGAGCCGCCAGAGCGGGCTCGACTTTGATGAGTTTCTCAAACGCTACTACAGCCAGTACCGCATGTGTTGCGGCGCCTTTGTTTGA
- the gspC gene encoding type II secretion system protein GspC, with translation MATSFADNPVLFKANRFGSATYGYLRSLPLDFWRNAVFYLSILWIVHSLAGFFWLVFPVPAEPQPSKLAAPIKVESSAVAAGVDVDVAALQEMKIFGDAANAPVDVAPESEPVVASDGIEDNASTTSLNLKLHGVIASSNQEEARAIIDNGSEQGLFRIGEEIPKNAGVKLAKVMEERVILDNKGKYESLWLYSEEDFKKSQGNRKNNYRVPTSPAQSGSPVTQRPEPVRKSISPQQIPKSISDVVRFSVHREDGRMVGYKIRPGRDRELFEQVGLQAGDIVTNVNGRTMNDPRQLREVYQELKTATEANLGVRRGDEELQITIRVDNGG, from the coding sequence GTGGCAACATCGTTTGCTGACAATCCCGTGTTATTTAAAGCCAACCGCTTTGGTTCGGCTACCTACGGTTACCTGCGTTCGCTGCCGCTGGATTTCTGGCGCAACGCGGTTTTCTATCTGTCGATTCTGTGGATCGTACACAGCCTGGCCGGTTTTTTCTGGCTGGTATTTCCTGTGCCCGCAGAGCCACAGCCGAGCAAGCTTGCTGCCCCGATTAAGGTGGAGAGTTCCGCGGTGGCTGCGGGTGTCGATGTGGATGTGGCGGCACTGCAGGAAATGAAAATATTTGGCGACGCCGCCAATGCGCCGGTGGACGTGGCGCCCGAGTCCGAACCTGTGGTTGCCTCGGATGGAATTGAAGATAACGCCTCTACGACCAGCCTGAATTTGAAGTTACACGGTGTTATCGCTAGCAGTAACCAGGAAGAAGCGCGCGCGATTATTGATAACGGCTCCGAACAGGGGTTGTTTCGAATTGGCGAGGAAATCCCAAAAAACGCTGGCGTGAAGCTGGCAAAAGTGATGGAAGAGCGGGTTATTCTCGACAACAAAGGAAAATACGAGTCGCTGTGGCTTTACTCGGAAGAGGATTTCAAAAAGTCTCAGGGCAATCGCAAGAATAACTATCGCGTGCCGACAAGCCCTGCGCAGAGCGGGTCGCCGGTAACCCAGCGACCAGAGCCTGTGCGAAAAAGTATTTCCCCGCAGCAGATCCCCAAGTCCATCAGCGATGTGGTGCGGTTTAGTGTGCATCGCGAAGATGGCCGCATGGTGGGTTACAAAATTCGCCCCGGCCGCGATCGCGAACTTTTCGAACAGGTGGGGCTGCAAGCCGGTGACATTGTGACCAATGTGAACGGTCGTACCATGAATGATCCGCGTCAGTTGCGCGAAGTTTATCAAGAATTAAAAACCGCGACCGAAGCCAACCTGGGTGTGCGTCGCGGCGATGAAGAACTGCAAATAACAATCAGAGTCGATAATGGTGGGTAA
- the gspD gene encoding type II secretion system secretin GspD codes for MVGKTVLKHFRVILCMTIVFCASSGWAQQQTWTVNFKDSDINEVIKFVAEVTGKTMVIDPRVKGRVKVISQKPLNERELIELFRSVLEVHDFTLVEVGNVVRIVPLKDARSSPLPVKDDADIDEGYITQVIQLKNIAAAKVLPVLRPLVPQHSHLAAYDPSNAIVVSDTAANIERIKEVIEKIDTAAMPVTEVIELKYADSESLVATLAKLDGANKQGNSANQITMVADKRNNAILLSGEDLQRQRVKQLIRRLDRPQLQTGNVRVVYLEYATAKDVATVLSKVVQNMAKMTPGGDKGAARQGATVEADEATNSLLITAEGDQLDAIMAVVDRLDIRRAQVLVEAIIVEMTLGDKESLGIDWMFKNATQGLIGASTAGGTGAAGVAAALFGGAEDAAAQLLTALGGSDGQTLGVAGESGGEDFLVLVNMLQSNSNANILSTPTLLTMDNNEAMISVGQNVPFVTGSFTNAGGNGGTNPFQTIQRQDVGITLTVTPHVNEGDKVILDIQQEISSVSEEAGSASDVITNQRKVETQVMAKDRSVIVLGGLIRDELQKSENRVPVLGSIPVMGRLFRSNSETLRKSNLMIFIRPTIIRDDETLEGATAEKYTYIRDLQRMQSGERPLKITPEMLQMLPELESANLHLPEEGTTSLMTNGNDNDE; via the coding sequence ATGGTGGGTAAAACCGTGTTGAAACATTTTCGCGTCATCTTGTGCATGACCATTGTTTTCTGTGCCAGCAGTGGCTGGGCGCAGCAGCAAACCTGGACGGTGAATTTCAAGGATTCCGATATCAACGAGGTGATCAAGTTCGTTGCGGAGGTGACCGGCAAAACCATGGTTATCGACCCTCGGGTAAAAGGCCGGGTGAAGGTGATTTCACAAAAGCCGCTAAACGAGCGCGAACTTATCGAGTTGTTTCGCTCGGTATTGGAAGTACACGATTTCACCCTGGTGGAAGTGGGTAATGTGGTGCGCATCGTGCCGCTAAAAGACGCCCGTTCCTCGCCCTTGCCGGTGAAAGACGATGCGGATATCGACGAGGGCTACATTACCCAAGTTATCCAGTTGAAGAATATTGCCGCGGCCAAAGTGCTGCCGGTATTGCGCCCGCTGGTGCCTCAGCACTCTCACCTCGCGGCTTATGATCCCAGCAACGCGATTGTGGTCTCCGACACCGCTGCGAACATTGAGCGCATTAAAGAAGTCATCGAAAAAATTGATACGGCGGCCATGCCGGTCACCGAAGTTATTGAATTGAAATACGCTGATTCGGAAAGCCTGGTGGCAACCCTGGCGAAGTTAGACGGCGCCAACAAGCAGGGTAATTCCGCTAACCAGATCACCATGGTGGCGGACAAGCGCAATAATGCGATTCTGCTTAGCGGCGAAGATTTGCAGCGTCAACGGGTAAAACAATTGATTCGCCGCCTGGACCGTCCACAACTGCAAACCGGCAATGTGCGCGTGGTTTATCTGGAATACGCCACTGCGAAAGACGTCGCTACTGTGTTGAGCAAAGTTGTACAAAACATGGCGAAAATGACACCCGGCGGCGACAAAGGTGCCGCGCGTCAGGGGGCGACTGTTGAAGCCGACGAAGCGACTAACTCACTGTTAATCACCGCTGAAGGCGATCAGCTGGATGCCATCATGGCGGTTGTCGACCGCCTGGACATTCGCCGCGCGCAGGTGCTGGTGGAAGCAATTATTGTTGAAATGACCCTGGGCGACAAAGAAAGCCTGGGTATCGACTGGATGTTCAAAAACGCCACTCAGGGCTTGATTGGCGCGTCTACTGCGGGCGGTACCGGCGCTGCCGGCGTTGCCGCTGCCTTGTTTGGCGGTGCAGAGGATGCTGCCGCACAGCTGTTGACGGCGCTGGGTGGTTCCGATGGGCAGACACTTGGCGTTGCCGGCGAAAGTGGTGGCGAGGACTTTCTGGTGCTGGTCAATATGCTGCAGTCCAACAGCAACGCAAACATTCTTTCTACGCCTACTTTGCTGACCATGGATAACAACGAAGCCATGATTTCCGTGGGGCAGAACGTACCCTTTGTCACCGGTAGTTTTACAAACGCGGGCGGTAACGGCGGAACCAATCCGTTCCAGACGATTCAGCGTCAGGATGTCGGTATCACGCTTACTGTAACGCCCCATGTTAACGAAGGCGATAAGGTGATATTGGATATCCAGCAGGAAATTTCCAGTGTGTCCGAAGAAGCGGGTTCCGCTTCCGACGTGATCACTAACCAGCGCAAGGTGGAGACGCAGGTTATGGCGAAAGACCGCTCGGTTATTGTGCTGGGTGGCTTGATTCGCGACGAACTGCAAAAAAGCGAAAACCGGGTGCCCGTGTTGGGCAGTATTCCGGTGATGGGGCGGTTGTTCCGGTCCAACAGCGAAACCCTGCGTAAGTCGAACCTGATGATTTTCATCCGTCCGACCATCATCCGCGACGATGAAACCCTGGAAGGGGCGACTGCTGAGAAATACACCTATATTCGGGACTTGCAGCGTATGCAAAGTGGTGAGCGCCCTCTGAAAATTACACCGGAAATGCTGCAAATGCTGCCTGAACTGGAATCAGCGAATCTGCATTTGCCAGAAGAAGGCACTACCTCGCTGATGACCAATGGCAACGATAACGACGAGTAG
- the gspE gene encoding type II secretion system ATPase GspE: MNVNDEIANEVLSDPLLANAAELEVVEGETAAVMTRFPFSFATNYGVMLHEGRVLHQPGVSAQTLLEVRRFLGRPFEIEELDEAAFKARLTRVYQSTDGEALQAVEDMGAEFDLTALADDIPDDSELLSGDGDAPVIRLINAVLSQAVQEKASDIHVEPYEDRVSIRFRVDGILSEVLSPKPQLAPVLVSRLKVMARLDIAEKRIPQDGRITVKLAGHAVDIRVSTIPSAHGERVVLRLLDQAAGQLSLEQLRMPVGVIETFKGALHKPHGIILVTGPTGSGKTTSLYAGISHLNSRSRNILTVEDPIEYLLPGIGQTQVNTKVDMTFARGLRAILRQDPDVVMIGEIRDQETASIAVQASLTGHLVLSTLHTNTAIGAITRLQDMGVEPFLLSSSLEALMAQRLVRMLCTHCKEETISGESELVRLGIPEGSTVFRPVGCDHCHNTGYRGRGGLYEFIQVDDQLRQLIHEGAGEQVMLAHARKNSKSIDQCGRDKVLSGETSVEEVLRVTAIS; encoded by the coding sequence ATGAATGTAAACGACGAAATAGCCAATGAAGTTCTGAGCGATCCACTGCTGGCCAATGCCGCGGAGTTGGAGGTTGTTGAGGGCGAAACTGCTGCAGTGATGACACGCTTCCCGTTCTCGTTCGCCACCAATTACGGGGTCATGCTGCACGAAGGGCGGGTGTTGCATCAGCCAGGTGTCTCTGCGCAAACATTGCTGGAGGTGCGTCGTTTTTTGGGGCGCCCTTTCGAAATAGAAGAACTGGATGAAGCAGCGTTTAAAGCGCGCCTGACCCGGGTCTATCAAAGCACCGATGGTGAGGCATTGCAGGCCGTGGAGGATATGGGCGCGGAGTTCGATCTCACCGCTCTGGCTGACGATATTCCCGACGACAGTGAGCTGCTTTCGGGCGATGGTGACGCGCCGGTTATTCGTCTGATAAACGCGGTGCTCTCCCAGGCGGTGCAGGAGAAAGCGTCGGATATCCACGTCGAACCCTATGAAGATCGGGTTTCTATCCGCTTTCGGGTGGACGGTATCCTGAGCGAAGTCCTGTCGCCCAAGCCACAGTTAGCGCCGGTACTGGTATCGCGCTTGAAAGTGATGGCGCGACTGGATATTGCCGAAAAACGTATCCCGCAGGACGGCCGTATCACGGTAAAACTGGCCGGGCACGCCGTCGATATCCGGGTGTCTACCATTCCCTCCGCCCACGGTGAGCGTGTGGTATTGCGTCTGCTGGATCAGGCCGCAGGCCAGCTCTCGTTGGAGCAGCTGCGCATGCCTGTCGGGGTGATCGAAACCTTTAAAGGCGCGCTGCACAAACCTCACGGTATTATTCTGGTAACGGGTCCAACCGGCTCCGGTAAAACCACCTCGCTGTACGCGGGCATCAGTCACCTGAACAGCCGTTCGCGCAATATTCTTACGGTGGAAGACCCCATCGAATACCTGTTGCCTGGAATCGGCCAAACGCAGGTGAACACCAAAGTCGATATGACCTTTGCCCGTGGCCTGCGCGCTATTCTGCGTCAGGACCCGGACGTGGTGATGATCGGTGAAATCCGGGACCAGGAGACAGCATCCATTGCGGTACAGGCCAGTTTAACCGGTCACCTGGTGCTCTCCACCCTGCACACTAACACGGCAATCGGTGCGATTACCCGCTTGCAGGATATGGGTGTCGAACCCTTCCTGCTTTCCTCCAGTCTTGAAGCACTGATGGCCCAGCGACTGGTGCGTATGCTCTGCACCCACTGTAAAGAAGAGACCATTTCTGGCGAATCGGAGCTGGTGCGTTTGGGCATTCCCGAAGGCTCCACGGTTTTCCGTCCCGTCGGCTGTGACCACTGCCACAACACCGGCTATCGCGGTCGCGGCGGTTTGTACGAATTTATTCAGGTGGATGACCAACTGCGCCAGTTGATTCACGAAGGCGCAGGTGAGCAGGTGATGCTGGCCCATGCCCGCAAAAATAGTAAGTCCATCGATCAGTGTGGCCGCGACAAAGTGCTCTCCGGTGAAACCAGTGTTGAAGAAGTCTTGCGAGTGACGGCGATTTCCTGA